A region of the Kaistia geumhonensis genome:
TCGGGGGGCGACCGGCCGCGAGGCGGCCCGGCAACCGATTTCGTGATCTCGGCCGGGCGAAATCAGACGATCATTCGGCCCGCTTCAGCGTGCCGAAGCCGAGGTCGTCCAGGCTTTCGATCGTCACCTGCTCCGCCTTGCCGCCGAGACCGATGGTGAAGGTGACGGCGCTCGGCATCTCCGGCATTTCCTCGGCCGGATGCATGACGAAGAGATCGCGGTCGTAATGGACGAGCGGAAAACGGCGTTCGCCCTTCGGTCCGAGACGGAGGACCAGCGAGCCGTTCTCTTCAGAAATCAAAGCGTTGCCGAGATAGTCGTTGGCATAGCGGCCGAGATAGGCGGCATTCGCCAGCGCCGGGCGAGGCTCGGCGGGAGGATTGGCGAAGCGCGCTTTCGCGGCCTCGACGGCCGGTCCGAACAGGCCGGCATAGGCGTTGTCCCAGGCGCCGATCCAGTCCTTGCCGACCTTGCCCGTGAAGACGAGGTCGAAGAGCGAATCGGCGAGACCTTCGGGCAGGCCCGTTGGGAAGGCGTTGGTCAGCACGACTATGCCGATGCCCCGCTCCGGCAGGATGCTGACCAGCGTCCGCGCGCCGTTTGAGAACGCGCCGGCATGGCCCCATTGCACGCCGTAGCGGCCGAATTCCACATTCCAGCCGCGCCCATAAAAGGAGGCGCCGCCGGTAACCGGATTGCTGCCGCGCTCCATCAGGGGGACATGGGTCGCGGCGAGTGCCGCTGGATCGATCATCGGCTTTCCGCCGAGGCTGCCATTGCCGAGCTCGAGCCGCAGCCAGGTCGCGAGGTCGCGGGCGCTTGAGGAAACGCCGCCGGCCGGAGCCTGCGCGTCGGGCTTCCTGAGCGGACCGGGCTTCCAGGCTCCGGTGCCGCCGATATGAAGGACGGCGCGGTCGGGACGCGACAGGAAATCGGCGTAGCGGGCGCTGGTCTGTGTCATGCCGAGCGGCTTGAAGAGCCGCTCCTCCGCGAGGTCGGCCCAGTCCTTCCCTTCGCCCTTGGCCACGGCGTCGGCGCCTTCGGTGATGCCGAAGTTCGAATAGGAGTAGGTGGCGCGGAAGGGCGCGAGCGGCACCTCGGCGAGACGCTGCATGATCGTCGCGCGGTCGAAGCCGAGATCCTCGAGTTCGTTGCCGGCATTGCCGGGCAGGCCGCTGCGATGGGCGAAGAGGTCGGTGACGGTGAGGTTCGCCGTCGGCCACGCTTCCTTCAGATGGAAGGACGGGTCGAGATCGGAGATGAGCGAATCCCAGCCGATGCCGTGCTGATTGTCGCCGACGACGGCCGCGACCACGGTTGCCGAGATCGGCTTCGAGAAGGATGCGAGCTGGAACACAGTATCGGGGCCGACGGGCGCGTCCTTGCCGGCCTCGCGGGAGCCGAAGCCCTTGAGATAGACGACCTCGTCGCCGGCCACGATCGCGACGGAGAGCCCCGGCACCTCGCCGTCGGCGATCGCCTTGGCGACCATGGCCTCGAAGGTCGGGAGTACGGCCTCGACCTCGGCGCGGGTCACGTTGGCGGCTTCGGCCGCGCCCGCATTCGCCAGAGCCACGCCGAAAGCGGCGGTGGCCAGCAGACCGACACGCTTCATCATCATTCCCCCCACCGGATCGTCGTCAGATCGAGCGTGAGCCTATCATGGTCCGTGCGTCAGTCGAGCGCAGCGCGCCAGGCCGCCGTATAGGTGGAGAGATCGATCGGCAGAGGGGCAGACGGCGCCGCGTCGGGAGCGCCGGGGCCCGCGCCCTTCGGCCCGTCCGCGAGCAGCGCGGCGCCCTCGGTCGTGCCCGTCGCATCTGCGCGGGCGGTCACCGGGCGGCCGGCAATCGCCGCGAGCGCGCCGAGGAACAGCGTGTTCCGCGACAACGGCCCCTCGACGATGATCGGGCCGGCCGAACTCGTCAGCTGCATGCAGGTGGTCGCGACGAGCGCGCAGTAGAGACTGGCGGCAGCGACGCGCTGGCCCGCGGTGAGCGTCTCGGGATCGACCGTCCAGTGGCCGTCGAGGAAGGCGTAGGGGCCGGTGCCCGGCGCAAACGAGGGCATCGCCATGATGCCCTTCTCCACGACCGAGAGGATGTCGGCGTCGGTCGGCTCGGCCTTGGTGCCTTCCGTGAGCCGCTCGAACTCGCGGCCGGCCATGAAGCGGGCCGAGGGAACGGGGCGTCCGAAGGCATCGACATTGGCGAGGCAGTCGCGGGCCGGGTCGAGATTGGACATCGAGCCGCCGATGGCGAATGTGATCAGCCATGTGCCCGTCGAAAGCACCGTGAAAGGCGACTTCCGCCGCAGGATATGCGGCAGCAGGCTGGCATTCGAATCGTGGATGCCGGCGACGACGCGGCAGTCCTCGGGAAGGCCGGTCTTCGCCGCGAGCGCAGGTCGGATCGTGCCGGCGGTCTCCCATGGCTGCGTCACGGGCGGGATGAGCTTCGCCCAGCCGCGATCCTCTGCGAGGCGCGAGAAGGTGCCGGCCTCGGGGTTCCAGAGATCGCTGTGGCAGCCGAGCGAGGTCGGCTCGGCCGCGAGCGCGCCGGTGAGCCGCCAGACCCAGTATTGCGGATACATGAGGATCGCCGTCGCCCGGCCGAAGGCGGAGGGGAACGTCTCCTCGAGCCAGTAGATCTGCCGGCCGGCGTTGAGACCGGCCGGAAGGTCGGGCGACAGGGTCTCCCAGAAGGCGCCGCGTAGCGGCCGGTAGGCCTCGGCGACGGAGTCGGGTCCGGTGTATTCATAGTCGAGGATCGGGAGGACGAGGCCGTCGGGGCCGAGAATGGCGACGGCCGCGCCATGGGTCGTCGTCGAGATGCAGCCGATGCTGCCCTTCGCGGCATAGTCCTTGAGGCCGGCGACGATCCAGCTCCACAGGCGGTCGGTGTCGAAATGCGGATAGAGACCCTCGCGCAGGACCTCGTTGGCCGTCGTGCGGATCTCGACGATCGCGCGCGATCCGGCGTCGACCAGCGCCAGCTTGGCGTTTGTCTTTCCGATATCGAGCACGACGGTGCAGGCGGGAAGCGACATGG
Encoded here:
- a CDS encoding FGGY-family carbohydrate kinase — protein: MSLPACTVVLDIGKTNAKLALVDAGSRAIVEIRTTANEVLREGLYPHFDTDRLWSWIVAGLKDYAAKGSIGCISTTTHGAAVAILGPDGLVLPILDYEYTGPDSVAEAYRPLRGAFWETLSPDLPAGLNAGRQIYWLEETFPSAFGRATAILMYPQYWVWRLTGALAAEPTSLGCHSDLWNPEAGTFSRLAEDRGWAKLIPPVTQPWETAGTIRPALAAKTGLPEDCRVVAGIHDSNASLLPHILRRKSPFTVLSTGTWLITFAIGGSMSNLDPARDCLANVDAFGRPVPSARFMAGREFERLTEGTKAEPTDADILSVVEKGIMAMPSFAPGTGPYAFLDGHWTVDPETLTAGQRVAAASLYCALVATTCMQLTSSAGPIIVEGPLSRNTLFLGALAAIAGRPVTARADATGTTEGAALLADGPKGAGPGAPDAAPSAPLPIDLSTYTAAWRAALD
- a CDS encoding serine hydrolase, coding for MMMKRVGLLATAAFGVALANAGAAEAANVTRAEVEAVLPTFEAMVAKAIADGEVPGLSVAIVAGDEVVYLKGFGSREAGKDAPVGPDTVFQLASFSKPISATVVAAVVGDNQHGIGWDSLISDLDPSFHLKEAWPTANLTVTDLFAHRSGLPGNAGNELEDLGFDRATIMQRLAEVPLAPFRATYSYSNFGITEGADAVAKGEGKDWADLAEERLFKPLGMTQTSARYADFLSRPDRAVLHIGGTGAWKPGPLRKPDAQAPAGGVSSSARDLATWLRLELGNGSLGGKPMIDPAALAATHVPLMERGSNPVTGGASFYGRGWNVEFGRYGVQWGHAGAFSNGARTLVSILPERGIGIVVLTNAFPTGLPEGLADSLFDLVFTGKVGKDWIGAWDNAYAGLFGPAVEAAKARFANPPAEPRPALANAAYLGRYANDYLGNALISEENGSLVLRLGPKGERRFPLVHYDRDLFVMHPAEEMPEMPSAVTFTIGLGGKAEQVTIESLDDLGFGTLKRAE